The genomic stretch GGATCGTTCAGGACGTCCAGACGTCTCCCAGGCTTGCGACCGGTCGGCTTATAGCCAATCTTCTCGCTGTTGCTCTTCACCTTCGGCTTGTCCTGCTGCTCCTGGCGCTCCTTGATATAGGCCAGAACATCCCCGAGCCGCTTGTTCTCGGTGATCGCCGCATGCGTCACCCGCTGGTCCTTTTCGAACACCGTGTAAGGCAGGGAACAACCCTTCCAACGAACATCAAGCCGACCGTCGGCATAGGCGTAGGTCTCGACATAACGACCCACCAGACCGCGCGTCACCTCGCTCTCCTCCAGCATGATCCGCTTGCGCTCGAACGAGAACGTCAGTTGCGATCCGACATAGCGCTGCTCGCGCTTGCACAGGATCTCCGTCAACCGATCCGGCGCCAGATTCAGCGGTCGGTGCAGGTCGTCTGAACGGGCAGGGGTAACCGCAAAACGCGCATTGTAGTTCTCCATGAAACCAGGCAGAAACGCATTGCCGGCCTCCATGCTGTCGATGCCGCACAGCCTGAGTTCCTTGACCAGACGGTCCTGCAGCGTCCGGTTCATCCGCTCAACGCGACCCTTGGCCTGGCTCGAATTTGCACAAAGAATCTCGATATTTAACTCGCAAAGCGCACGCCCGAACTGCGTCATCCCCTGGCCACCCTTCGCATCCTTCTTCGCCACCCGAAACACCGAATGCTTGTCCGAATAAAAGGCAATCGGTGCGCCGTGACGCTTGAGATAGAGCTCCAGGGCCTCGAAATAGGTGAAGGCACTTTCGGAACGCACAAAGCGCAACTGCATCAGCCT from Peteryoungia desertarenae encodes the following:
- a CDS encoding ISNCY family transposase, which gives rise to MGLIAMSERDLQRIEVLSKVAAGRMTVVSAAHVLDLSERQVRRLLQRMRTGGAASIRHKAIGRPSNNRISDAVRDYAMTLVRECYADFGPTLATEKLAERDGLRVSRETVRGWMSEAGLWLSRRQRRTFHQPRLRREAYGELVQIDGSEHRWFEDRGPACSLLVFVDDATGRLMQLRFVRSESAFTYFEALELYLKRHGAPIAFYSDKHSVFRVAKKDAKGGQGMTQFGRALCELNIEILCANSSQAKGRVERMNRTLQDRLVKELRLCGIDSMEAGNAFLPGFMENYNARFAVTPARSDDLHRPLNLAPDRLTEILCKREQRYVGSQLTFSFERKRIMLEESEVTRGLVGRYVETYAYADGRLDVRWKGCSLPYTVFEKDQRVTHAAITENKRLGDVLAYIKERQEQQDKPKVKSNSEKIGYKPTGRKPGRRLDVLNDPAVIARRQKTLARQQAAE